The following proteins are encoded in a genomic region of Candidatus Methylospira mobilis:
- a CDS encoding ISAs1 family transposase: protein MVDGKTSRGSKDRKQGKSPLHLVSSWACANRMVLGYEATTGKLNEITAIPKLLELLKLKGCIVTIDAMGCQTAIARQIIEQKGEYVLGPKENQPLLYEAVDDYFTIARNDGFKNIKYGYAEEIDKGHGRMEIRRHWICENLSTLPHPERWEGLRNIGMVEREWERPA from the coding sequence GTGGTAGATGGCAAGACTTCGCGAGGATCGAAGGACCGCAAACAGGGGAAATCGCCCTTGCATCTGGTCAGTTCGTGGGCTTGCGCCAATCGAATGGTGCTTGGGTACGAGGCCACTACCGGGAAGTTGAACGAAATCACCGCCATTCCCAAATTGCTGGAACTACTGAAATTGAAAGGCTGCATCGTCACGATAGATGCCATGGGCTGTCAAACAGCGATTGCCAGGCAAATAATTGAACAGAAAGGTGAATATGTGTTGGGTCCCAAAGAGAACCAGCCTTTGTTGTACGAAGCGGTGGATGATTATTTCACGATTGCGCGAAACGATGGCTTCAAAAACATCAAGTATGGCTATGCCGAGGAAATAGACAAAGGGCATGGGCGAATGGAGATTCGTCGCCACTGGATTTGCGAAAACCTCAGCACCTTGCCACACCCTGAGCGCTGGGAAGGATTGCGTAACATTGGCATGGTAGAGCGGGAGTGGGAGAGGCCCGCATGA
- a CDS encoding transposase family protein, whose product MSLIEHFATLEDPRIERKKLLGLIDLIVLSVCAISSGAEWWQGIV is encoded by the coding sequence ATGAGCTTAATAGAACACTTTGCGACACTTGAAGACCCGCGAATCGAACGTAAAAAACTCCTTGGCCTAATCGATCTGATAGTACTGAGTGTATGCGCGATCAGCAGCGGCGCAGAGTGGTGGCAAGGGATTGTGTAG
- a CDS encoding SDR family oxidoreductase, whose protein sequence is MLDFSVAVFGASGSIGQAVCKWHRAKGHRVVGISRAGAPTDQRSAGDWLEWDGGEDTEVFSILEGGRLNAAVWAQGANGSDNIYSFDLKAHEKMYAANVTYVLLSLQALLRRDLLGPAARLCIISSIWQNIARQNKLSYCVSKSALQGLVQSLSIDLGASGYMVNAVLPGPLDTPMTRANLSAEQLQHLEKSTPLLSLPCLDDVCNLVGFLCSGDNTGITGQFIAADRGFSYARFV, encoded by the coding sequence ATGCTTGATTTTTCAGTGGCGGTTTTTGGCGCAAGCGGATCGATTGGGCAGGCCGTCTGTAAATGGCATCGTGCCAAAGGCCATCGGGTGGTAGGTATTAGCCGTGCCGGCGCGCCCACGGATCAAAGATCTGCGGGAGATTGGCTGGAGTGGGATGGCGGGGAGGATACGGAAGTTTTTTCTATTCTCGAAGGGGGTCGGCTGAATGCTGCCGTATGGGCTCAGGGCGCAAACGGCAGTGATAATATCTACAGTTTTGATCTGAAAGCACATGAAAAGATGTATGCAGCCAATGTAACCTATGTGCTTCTTAGCCTGCAGGCCTTGCTGCGACGGGACTTGCTTGGTCCTGCGGCGCGTCTTTGCATCATCAGTTCGATTTGGCAGAATATCGCCAGACAAAACAAGCTGTCCTATTGCGTTAGCAAGTCGGCTTTGCAAGGGCTGGTTCAGTCTTTGTCGATTGATCTCGGCGCCTCCGGTTACATGGTAAACGCGGTTTTACCCGGTCCGCTGGATACGCCCATGACTCGCGCGAACTTAAGCGCTGAGCAATTGCAACATCTCGAGAAGTCGACTCCACTGCTCTCGCTTCCCTGTCTGGACGATGTGTGCAATCTGGTCGGCTTTTTGTGTTCCGGAGATAATACCGGGATTACCGGGCAATTCATTGCAGCAGACCGAGGGTTTTCTTATGCGCGATTCGTTTGA
- a CDS encoding transposase family protein translates to MRDQQRRRVVARDCVDFGHEKLEWLRRFVPLKSGVPSRDCIAYVFSGIPTEDFRSCFMV, encoded by the coding sequence ATGCGCGATCAGCAGCGGCGCAGAGTGGTGGCAAGGGATTGTGTAGACTTTGGGCATGAAAAGCTGGAATGGCTCCGCCGTTTTGTTCCGTTGAAAAGTGGGGTGCCGTCGCGAGACTGTATCGCCTATGTGTTTTCTGGAATCCCCACTGAAGATTTCCGGTCTTGTTTTATGGTGTGA
- a CDS encoding transposase: MMKQTTFLDVLFQQKSRITRRETFLNAMDQVVPWSELIETIQPVYPASGRDRPPIGIERMLRLYFIQQRYGFSDEGTEDALYDMPILCRFVGIDLTHERVPDAATLLNFRVCPQKVASLSYCFYIYKSRIGNC, from the coding sequence ATGATGAAACAGACCACTTTCCTTGACGTGCTTTTCCAGCAGAAATCCCGCATCACGCGGCGCGAGACTTTTTTGAACGCGATGGATCAGGTAGTTCCCTGGTCTGAGCTGATTGAGACCATTCAGCCGGTGTATCCTGCTTCCGGGCGAGACCGCCCGCCTATCGGGATCGAAAGGATGCTGCGGCTGTATTTCATCCAGCAACGGTACGGCTTTTCAGACGAAGGAACGGAAGACGCGCTTTATGACATGCCGATACTCTGCCGCTTTGTCGGTATAGACCTCACGCATGAACGCGTACCCGACGCCGCCACGCTATTGAACTTCCGCGTTTGCCCGCAAAAAGTTGCTTCTTTAAGCTATTGCTTTTATATATATAAGTCTAGAATTGGGAATTGCTGA
- a CDS encoding NAD-dependent epimerase/dehydratase family protein, whose protein sequence is MSKWSLEQDLDAVFDACGSIWPSLHGAKLFITGGTGFIGCWLLESLRHADQRHGLDAQVTVLTRNPQAFKDKAPHLANYPMFDFIAGDVCSFITPAGEYTHLIHAATDASADLNENDPRRMFDTVIQGTRRSLDFAVEKSVDRVLFLSSGAVYGQQPWEMERVAEEWNGSLCCTEPRSAYAEGKRAAEMLCSIYAKQFGARIAIARIFALLGPYLSLDIHFAAGNFIRDAMQGKPVIVNSSGLACRSYLYASDLVVWLLHMLVRAESGKPYNVGSDESVALKDLAQRVASTLGNGEYEVRGAVDTGWNPGRYVPDTSQIGRDLGLHRTVSLDDAILRTALWHGWNGK, encoded by the coding sequence ATGTCGAAATGGTCGCTGGAACAAGATCTGGATGCGGTTTTCGATGCATGCGGCAGCATATGGCCGTCATTGCACGGCGCAAAACTGTTTATTACCGGAGGGACTGGTTTTATCGGTTGCTGGCTGCTGGAGAGTCTTCGCCATGCGGACCAACGCCATGGTTTGGATGCGCAGGTCACCGTCCTGACGCGGAATCCTCAGGCTTTTAAGGATAAAGCGCCACATTTGGCCAATTACCCCATGTTCGACTTTATCGCAGGCGATGTGTGTAGTTTCATTACGCCGGCCGGCGAATATACCCATCTCATTCATGCCGCTACCGACGCCAGTGCCGATCTCAACGAAAATGATCCCCGGCGCATGTTCGATACCGTAATCCAGGGTACCCGCAGATCCCTGGATTTTGCAGTGGAAAAATCGGTGGATCGCGTGCTTTTTCTGAGTTCCGGGGCTGTTTACGGTCAGCAGCCGTGGGAAATGGAGCGGGTTGCGGAAGAATGGAACGGTTCACTGTGTTGCACCGAGCCTCGCAGCGCTTATGCCGAGGGTAAGCGGGCAGCTGAGATGCTTTGCTCCATATACGCAAAACAGTTCGGCGCCAGGATAGCCATTGCCCGCATTTTTGCCCTGCTTGGTCCCTATTTATCCCTGGATATACATTTTGCCGCAGGAAACTTTATTCGCGATGCGATGCAGGGGAAACCCGTTATTGTAAATAGCAGCGGGTTGGCGTGCCGCTCTTATCTCTATGCGTCCGATCTGGTTGTCTGGCTTTTGCACATGCTGGTGCGGGCGGAGTCCGGAAAACCGTATAACGTTGGATCCGATGAGTCCGTTGCGCTTAAAGATCTGGCGCAAAGAGTGGCCTCTACGCTGGGAAATGGCGAATACGAGGTTCGGGGCGCCGTTGATACCGGATGGAACCCGGGCCGTTATGTGCCGGATACCAGTCAAATCGGCCGCGATTTAGGGCTGCACAGAACTGTCTCGCTGGATGATGCGATACTTAGAACCGCGCTTTGGCATGGTTGGAATGGGAAGTGA
- a CDS encoding 3-dehydroquinate synthase translates to MRDSFEVSSSSGNYAIVSGAGLLADIVEKNPDAVFIVDGKLVRHIPSHISRVVVIEAVEANKSLEAMSNIILQLRNYGVNRDSHLVAVGGGVIQDIATFAASIYMRGITWTYMPTTLLGMADSCIGGKSSINVLGYKNLVGNFYPPEQVLIDLDFVGSLDEEQIVGGLYEAVKICYARGYKAFQEYLSDAPALPISSFGAQRVVMRALRAKKWFIENDEFDQKERLLLNFGHTFGHALEAGTGFGVSHGIAVGIGMLIAIEYADRRLWLSPQGVDATRQLTNYVRTLLGEGENCAVNGPEQIDLVLVLEKFNNDKKHRSDSYRMVVPRGDGALELVSEPRTEAVRMDITAVYRNVLKSIGWDVRYQAYREANTNPPLPPGEAG, encoded by the coding sequence ATGCGCGATTCGTTTGAGGTTTCCTCCTCTTCGGGAAACTATGCCATAGTTTCAGGCGCAGGTTTGCTGGCTGATATTGTCGAGAAAAATCCGGATGCCGTTTTTATTGTCGATGGAAAGCTGGTTCGTCATATACCGTCGCATATATCCAGAGTAGTCGTTATCGAAGCCGTTGAGGCTAATAAATCTCTGGAAGCCATGTCGAACATAATTTTGCAGCTTAGAAATTATGGGGTTAACCGCGACAGTCATTTGGTTGCAGTCGGCGGCGGCGTTATTCAGGATATTGCTACCTTTGCTGCGTCGATCTACATGCGAGGGATCACCTGGACCTATATGCCAACAACGCTGCTGGGTATGGCTGATTCCTGTATAGGCGGCAAATCATCGATAAATGTTCTGGGATATAAAAATCTGGTTGGAAACTTCTACCCGCCTGAGCAGGTATTGATCGACCTGGATTTCGTTGGGAGTCTTGATGAAGAGCAAATTGTTGGCGGTTTGTATGAGGCCGTCAAGATTTGCTATGCGCGCGGTTACAAGGCATTCCAGGAGTATCTTTCCGATGCGCCTGCGCTGCCCATCTCCTCGTTTGGCGCGCAACGTGTGGTTATGCGTGCATTACGTGCCAAAAAATGGTTTATAGAAAACGATGAGTTCGATCAGAAGGAACGGTTGCTGCTCAATTTCGGGCATACTTTTGGGCATGCGCTGGAAGCGGGTACCGGGTTTGGCGTGAGTCACGGTATAGCGGTCGGTATTGGAATGTTAATCGCTATAGAATACGCCGATCGGCGCTTGTGGCTATCTCCGCAGGGGGTGGACGCCACCCGCCAGTTAACTAACTACGTTCGAACCTTGCTTGGTGAAGGCGAAAATTGCGCTGTTAACGGCCCTGAACAGATTGATCTGGTGCTGGTGCTGGAAAAGTTCAACAATGACAAGAAACATCGCTCCGATAGCTATCGCATGGTTGTACCTCGTGGCGACGGTGCATTGGAACTGGTATCCGAACCGCGCACCGAAGCAGTGCGGATGGATATAACTGCTGTATACCGGAACGTGCTGAAGAGCATAGGCTGGGATGTTCGTTACCAGGCATATCGCGAAGCGAATACCAATCCTCCTCTCCCGCCGGGAGAGGCTGGGTGA